Proteins encoded in a region of the Zea mays cultivar B73 chromosome 2, Zm-B73-REFERENCE-NAM-5.0, whole genome shotgun sequence genome:
- the LOC100276241 gene encoding uncharacterized protein LOC100276241 has protein sequence MPHAKTDSEVTSLAPSSPPRSPPRTRGAVYYVQSPSRDSHDGETIKAATSVHSTPALSPMASPRHSHSHSHSSMGRDSSSSRFSGHGHNKRKADKGGSNKGAPGGKGWQEIGVIEEEGLMDEEDHTRIVPRKCYCFLAFLLGFVALFSFFALVLWGASRSQKPRIVMGTIRFDNFIIQAGTDASLVPTDMATTNSTVRFTYRNRGTFFGIHVTADPFQLSYSQLTLASGDLHNFYQPRSSSRTVSVAVVGNKVPLYGGGPTLTAAPAAGGKGQQQASAKVASVPMVLRTTLHSRAYVLGALVKPKFTLAVECRVLMNPNKQNKPISLGNACHYS, from the exons ATGCCGCACGCCAAGACGGACTCGGAGGTGACGAGCCTGGCGCCGTCGTCGCCTCCGCGGTCGCCTCCACGGACCCGCGGCGCCGTCTACTACGTGCAGAGCCCGTCCCGCGACTCGCACGACGGCGAGACGATCAAGGCGGCCACGTCTGTGCACTCCACCCCCGCGCTGAGCCCCATGGCGTCGCCGCGCCACTCGCACTCCCACTCCCACTCGTCCATGGGCAGGGACTCCTCCTCCAGCCGATTCTCGGGCCACGGCCACAACAAGCGCAAGGCCGACAAGGGCGGCAGCAACAAGGGCGCGCCGGGCGGCAAGGGGTGGCAGGAGATCGGCGTCATCGAGGAGGAAGGGCTCATGGACGAGGAGGACCACACGCGGATCGTGCCCCGCAAGTGCTACTGCTTCCTCGCCTTCCTGCTCGGCTTCGTCGCGCTCTTCTCCTTCTTCGCGCTCGTGCTCTGGGGCGCCAGCAGGTCCCAGAAGCCGCGCATCGTCATGGGCACCATCCGCTTCGACAACTTCATCATCCAGGCCGGCACCGACGCGTCGCTCGTGCCCACCGACATGGCCACCACCAACTCCACCGTCAGATTCACCTACCGCAACAGGGGCACCTTCTTCGGGATCCACGTCACCGCCGACCCGTTCCAGCTCTCCTACAGCCAGCTCACGCTCGCGTCAGGAGAC CTCCACAACTTCTACCAGCCTCGCAGCAGCAGCCGCACCGTCAGCGTCGCCGTGGTCGGCAACAAGGTGCCGCTGTACGGCGGCGGACCCACGCTGACGGCGGCGCCGGCGGCCGGGGGCAAGGGGCAGCAGCAGGCCAGCGCCAAGGTGGCATCGGTGCCCATGGTGCTGAGGACCACGCTGCACTCGCGGGCCTACGTGCTGGGCGCGCTGGTCAAGCCCAAGTTCACGCTCGCCGTCGAGTGCAGGGTGCTCATGAACccaaacaagcagaacaagcccaTCTCGCTCGGGAACGCCTGCCACTACTCATGA